One segment of Acidovorax sp. DW039 DNA contains the following:
- the recO gene encoding DNA repair protein RecO, with amino-acid sequence MPVRRISDEPAYVLHSYDWSESSLILEAFCRRQGRVALVAKGAKKPSSNFRPVLLPLQPLLLTYTLAGDGAGDIHTLKAAEWVGGHVMPTGDALLSGLYLNELLLRLLARADAHTGLFDVYAGVVRVLASEHGDALEPVLRSFELLLLRDLGLLPTLDAETATLATLRPEGRYTLVAEGGLRTASQTDRASLTGSQWRALQKALDEAASYTATLRACAPVAAELKPQLRAVLQYHCGSPVLRTRQLMMDLQTL; translated from the coding sequence ATGCCCGTACGTCGCATCTCCGACGAACCCGCCTACGTGCTGCACAGCTACGACTGGAGCGAGTCCAGTCTGATCCTGGAGGCGTTCTGCCGCCGCCAGGGCCGTGTGGCGCTGGTGGCCAAGGGTGCCAAAAAGCCCAGCTCCAACTTCCGCCCCGTGCTGCTGCCGCTGCAGCCGCTGCTGCTCACCTACACCCTGGCGGGCGATGGCGCAGGCGACATCCACACCCTCAAGGCGGCCGAGTGGGTGGGCGGGCATGTGATGCCCACGGGCGACGCGCTGCTGTCGGGCCTGTACCTCAACGAACTGCTGCTGCGCCTGCTGGCCCGTGCCGATGCGCATACGGGCCTGTTTGACGTGTACGCCGGGGTGGTGCGCGTGCTGGCCAGCGAGCATGGCGATGCCTTGGAGCCCGTGCTGCGCAGCTTTGAGTTGCTGCTGCTGCGTGACCTGGGCCTGCTGCCCACGCTGGATGCCGAAACCGCCACGCTGGCCACCCTGCGCCCTGAAGGCCGCTACACGCTGGTGGCCGAAGGCGGTTTGCGCACCGCCTCGCAGACCGATCGCGCCAGCCTGACGGGCAGCCAATGGCGTGCGCTGCAAAAGGCGCTGGACGAAGCCGCCAGCTACACCGCCACGCTGCGCGCTTGCGCTCCCGTGGCGGCCGAACTCAAACCCCAGCTGCGGGCGGTGCTGCAATACCATTGCGGCAGTCCGGTGCTGCGCACCCGCCAGCTCATGATGGACCTGCAAACCTTATGA
- the era gene encoding GTPase Era, with the protein MNDATKNVAGSADSASAQGPNDLDAMLAAARTAGAVKAAGANPSVPVEGQRCGVIAIVGKPNVGKSTLMNALVGQKISITSRKAQTTRHRITGIRTLGATQFVFVDTPGFQTKHSTALNKSLNKTVMGAIGDVDLILFVVEAGNFTLADAKVLSLFKPGIPTLLLANKLDMVNRRAELAPWLKSMQERHPFAEFVPMSAKNKGDIERLFGVCEKYLPEQPWWYAEDELTDRSEKFLAGETVREKLFRFTGDELPYTSTVVIDKFDEEPSKTHKRFVRVAATIVVERDGHKAMVIGEKGERLKRISTEARQELEKLLDAKVFLEVWVKVRSGWADDEARVRSFGYE; encoded by the coding sequence ATGAATGATGCTACCAAAAACGTAGCTGGTAGCGCTGATTCAGCAAGCGCTCAAGGCCCAAATGATCTGGATGCCATGCTCGCGGCAGCGCGCACGGCGGGTGCCGTTAAGGCTGCAGGTGCCAACCCCTCTGTGCCAGTAGAGGGCCAGCGCTGCGGCGTGATCGCCATCGTGGGCAAGCCCAACGTGGGCAAGTCCACACTGATGAATGCGCTGGTGGGGCAGAAGATCAGCATCACCTCGCGCAAGGCGCAGACCACGCGCCACCGCATCACCGGCATTCGCACGTTGGGGGCCACGCAGTTTGTGTTTGTCGATACGCCGGGCTTTCAGACCAAGCACAGCACCGCGTTGAACAAGTCGCTCAACAAGACCGTGATGGGCGCGATTGGCGATGTGGACCTGATTCTGTTTGTGGTGGAGGCTGGCAACTTCACCCTGGCCGACGCCAAGGTGTTGTCGCTGTTCAAGCCCGGCATTCCCACGCTGCTGCTCGCCAACAAGCTCGACATGGTCAACCGCCGCGCCGAGCTGGCCCCATGGCTCAAGAGCATGCAGGAGCGCCACCCGTTTGCCGAGTTCGTGCCCATGTCGGCCAAGAACAAGGGCGATATTGAACGCCTGTTTGGTGTCTGCGAGAAGTACCTGCCCGAGCAGCCCTGGTGGTATGCCGAGGATGAGCTGACCGACCGCAGCGAGAAGTTCCTGGCCGGTGAGACCGTGCGTGAAAAGCTGTTCCGCTTCACCGGCGATGAACTGCCCTATACCTCCACCGTCGTCATCGACAAGTTTGACGAAGAGCCCAGCAAGACCCACAAGCGCTTTGTGCGCGTGGCCGCCACCATCGTGGTGGAGCGCGACGGCCACAAGGCCATGGTGATTGGCGAAAAGGGCGAGCGTCTCAAGCGCATCAGCACCGAAGCCCGCCAAGAGCTGGAGAAGCTGCTGGATGCCAAGGTGTTCCTCGAAGTGTGGGTGAAGGTGCGTTCTGGCTGGGCCGACGATGAAGCCCGCGTGCGGTCCTTCGGCTATGAATAA
- the rnc gene encoding ribonuclease III, producing MHPSLSSLQTRLQHVFSDPSLLQRAVTHRSFSSDHNERLEFLGDSVLNLAVSSLLYQRLTELPEGDLSRVRANLVKQDTLHQIALRLQLSEVLRLGEGEAKSGGQKRPSILADALEALIGAVYLDAGYGPAQALVHRLFNGVEINPHMQAAAKDPKTALQEWLQGRKMKLPQYRVVGTVGEAHRQTFDVECDIAELGLTERGIGGSRRAGEQAAAAAMLATLKAKKL from the coding sequence GTGCATCCCAGTCTTTCTTCGCTGCAGACCCGTCTGCAGCATGTCTTTTCTGATCCCTCACTGCTGCAGCGGGCTGTCACCCACCGCAGCTTTTCGTCCGACCACAACGAGCGGCTCGAATTTTTGGGGGACTCTGTTCTCAACCTCGCGGTGTCCAGCTTGCTGTACCAGCGGTTGACCGAGTTGCCCGAAGGTGATCTTTCGCGGGTGCGGGCCAATCTGGTCAAGCAGGACACGCTGCACCAGATCGCCTTGCGCCTGCAGCTTTCTGAAGTGCTGCGGCTGGGCGAGGGTGAAGCCAAATCGGGCGGGCAAAAGCGCCCCTCCATCCTTGCCGACGCGCTGGAGGCCCTGATTGGTGCCGTGTACCTGGATGCGGGCTATGGCCCTGCACAAGCGCTGGTGCATCGCCTGTTCAACGGTGTGGAGATCAACCCCCACATGCAGGCCGCGGCCAAAGACCCCAAGACCGCTTTGCAGGAGTGGCTGCAGGGCCGCAAAATGAAGCTGCCGCAGTACCGTGTGGTGGGCACCGTGGGCGAAGCCCACCGCCAGACCTTTGACGTGGAATGCGATATTGCAGAACTGGGCCTGACCGAGCGTGGCATCGGCGGCTCCCGCAGGGCGGGCGAACAAGCCGCTGCTGCGGCCATGCTGGCCACACTGAAAGCGAAAAAACTATGA
- a CDS encoding DUF4845 domain-containing protein has product MNLHRTAARARQRGLSFIGVIFIGLIAVATFAIGGQSVPIFLEYQAIRKAALKASKEGSSVAEIRASFDRAGAIDNISSIAGKDLEITKRGDKTVVGVKYSREIELAGPAFLVYRFQYQTTD; this is encoded by the coding sequence ATGAATTTGCATCGCACTGCTGCGCGTGCGCGTCAACGGGGTCTGTCTTTCATTGGCGTGATTTTTATTGGGCTGATTGCCGTCGCCACCTTTGCCATCGGTGGTCAGTCGGTGCCCATCTTTCTTGAATATCAAGCCATCCGCAAGGCTGCATTGAAAGCATCCAAGGAAGGCAGTTCCGTCGCTGAAATCCGGGCTTCTTTTGACCGTGCGGGAGCCATTGACAACATCAGCTCCATCGCTGGCAAAGACCTCGAAATTACCAAGCGCGGCGACAAGACCGTGGTGGGCGTCAAATACTCCCGCGAGATCGAGCTGGCCGGTCCTGCCTTCCTGGTGTACCGCTTCCAGTACCAGACGACTGATTAA
- the lepB gene encoding signal peptidase I, which translates to MRLMEIITSLVLAAFVGYIGAWYLGWLEGNFALLLFLATVVTGAYWLGERFYFLPQRRKAAQAVEEAAVQRRVELDRMGIQKVDVDAEEAKGRILMQPWWLDWTAGLFPVIVAVFVLRSFLFEPFKIPSGSMVPTLRVGDLILVNKFTYGIKLPVIHTKITEGNKPARGDVLVFRYPPQPSLDYIKRVVGVPGDEVAYLNKRLTINGQPVATSNQPDFLDEESMRYFKQFEEKLGEHTHRMINNPEVPPFVQGASNFAYRDNCRYSVEGVVCKVPEGHYFMMGDNRDNSLDSRYWGFVPEGNIVGKAFFVWMNFGNIKRIGSFN; encoded by the coding sequence ATGCGCCTTATGGAAATCATCACGTCGCTGGTACTGGCGGCATTTGTGGGCTACATCGGAGCCTGGTATCTCGGTTGGCTGGAGGGCAACTTTGCACTGCTGCTATTCCTGGCGACGGTCGTCACAGGCGCTTATTGGCTGGGTGAGCGTTTCTACTTTTTGCCGCAGCGTCGCAAGGCTGCCCAGGCCGTTGAAGAGGCCGCGGTACAGCGCCGCGTAGAACTGGACCGCATGGGTATCCAGAAGGTGGATGTGGATGCGGAAGAAGCCAAAGGCCGCATCCTCATGCAGCCCTGGTGGCTGGACTGGACGGCTGGTCTCTTTCCAGTGATCGTCGCGGTCTTTGTACTGCGCTCGTTCCTGTTTGAGCCCTTCAAGATTCCGTCGGGCTCCATGGTGCCCACGCTGCGTGTGGGTGACCTGATTCTGGTGAACAAGTTCACCTATGGCATCAAGCTGCCGGTCATCCACACCAAGATCACGGAAGGCAACAAACCGGCTCGCGGGGATGTGCTGGTGTTTCGCTATCCTCCCCAGCCCAGTCTGGACTACATCAAGCGCGTGGTGGGTGTGCCGGGCGATGAGGTGGCTTACCTGAACAAACGTCTGACCATCAATGGCCAGCCGGTGGCAACCAGCAACCAGCCCGACTTTCTGGACGAAGAAAGCATGCGCTACTTCAAGCAGTTTGAGGAAAAGCTGGGGGAGCACACGCACCGCATGATCAACAACCCTGAGGTCCCACCCTTTGTGCAGGGAGCCAGCAATTTTGCCTACCGCGACAACTGCCGCTACAGTGTGGAAGGAGTGGTCTGCAAGGTGCCTGAGGGCCACTATTTCATGATGGGCGACAACCGCGACAACTCCCTCGATTCTCGCTACTGGGGCTTTGTGCCCGAGGGCAATATCGTAGGCAAGGCGTTTTTCGTCTGGATGAATTTTGGGAATATCAAGCGCATCGGGTCGTTCAACTGA
- the lepA gene encoding translation elongation factor 4 yields MNHIRNFSIIAHIDHGKSTLADRLIQRCGGLAERDMEAQVLDSMDIEKERGITIKAQTAALQYKAKDGQVYNLNLIDTPGHVDFSYEVSRSLSACEGALLVVDASQGVEAQTVANCYTALDLGVEVLPVLNKMDLPNADPDNARAEVEDVIGIDATDAIPCSAKTGMGIEEILEMIVAKVPAPKGNPEGPLRAMIIDSWFDSYVGVVMLVRMVDGRLVKGERIKMMATGAVYEAGSLGVFTPANQPRESLEAGEVGYIIAGIKELKAAKVGDTITLEKKLPNNVGSATEALPGFKEIQPQVFAGLYPTEANQYDALRDALEKLQLNDASLHFEPEVSQALGFGFRCGFLGLLHMEIVQERLEREFDQDLITTAPSVVYEVVKGDGEVIMVENPSKMPEQGKIQEIREPIVTVHLYMPQDYVGPVMTLANQKRGVQINMAYHGRQVMLTYELPLGEIVLDFFDKLKSVSRGYASMDYEFKEYRASDVVKVDILLNGEKVDALSIIVHRSQSQYRGRAVAAKMREIISRQMFDVAIQAAIGANIIARETIKALRKNVLAKCYGGDITRKRKLLEKQKAGKKRMKQIGSVEVPQEAFLAILQVED; encoded by the coding sequence ATGAATCACATCAGAAATTTCTCCATCATTGCGCACATCGATCACGGCAAGTCCACCTTGGCTGACCGCCTGATCCAGCGTTGCGGTGGTTTGGCCGAACGCGACATGGAGGCCCAGGTGCTTGACTCCATGGACATTGAGAAAGAGCGCGGGATAACCATCAAGGCGCAGACCGCTGCGCTGCAATACAAGGCCAAGGATGGGCAGGTCTACAACCTCAACCTGATCGACACACCCGGCCATGTGGACTTCTCTTATGAAGTCAGCCGCTCGCTCTCTGCCTGCGAAGGTGCTCTGCTGGTGGTGGATGCCTCACAGGGTGTGGAAGCGCAGACGGTGGCCAATTGCTACACCGCGCTGGACTTGGGCGTCGAGGTTCTGCCTGTCCTCAACAAGATGGACCTGCCCAACGCGGACCCAGATAACGCCCGCGCTGAGGTCGAGGACGTGATCGGCATTGATGCGACCGATGCGATCCCTTGCTCGGCCAAGACCGGCATGGGCATCGAAGAGATTCTGGAAATGATCGTGGCCAAGGTGCCCGCGCCCAAGGGCAACCCCGAGGGCCCGCTGCGTGCCATGATCATTGACAGCTGGTTTGACAGCTATGTGGGCGTGGTCATGCTGGTGCGCATGGTCGACGGACGCCTGGTGAAGGGCGAACGCATCAAGATGATGGCGACTGGCGCTGTCTATGAGGCAGGCAGCCTGGGTGTGTTCACCCCGGCCAACCAGCCGCGCGAAAGTCTGGAAGCGGGTGAGGTGGGCTACATCATCGCCGGTATCAAGGAGCTCAAGGCCGCCAAGGTGGGGGACACCATCACGCTGGAAAAGAAGCTGCCCAACAACGTGGGCTCGGCCACCGAGGCGTTGCCAGGTTTCAAGGAAATCCAGCCCCAGGTGTTTGCGGGCCTTTACCCGACAGAAGCCAACCAGTACGACGCATTGCGCGATGCGCTGGAAAAGCTCCAGCTCAACGATGCTTCGCTCCATTTCGAGCCTGAAGTCTCGCAAGCGCTGGGCTTTGGTTTCCGTTGCGGCTTTCTCGGGTTGCTGCACATGGAAATCGTGCAGGAACGCCTGGAGCGCGAGTTTGACCAGGACCTCATCACCACCGCGCCCAGCGTGGTGTACGAAGTGGTCAAGGGTGATGGCGAAGTCATCATGGTCGAGAACCCTTCCAAAATGCCGGAGCAGGGCAAGATCCAGGAAATCCGCGAACCCATCGTGACGGTGCATCTCTACATGCCCCAGGACTACGTGGGGCCGGTGATGACCCTGGCCAACCAGAAGCGGGGTGTGCAGATCAACATGGCCTACCACGGTCGCCAGGTCATGCTCACATACGAGCTGCCGCTGGGCGAAATCGTGCTCGACTTCTTCGACAAACTCAAGTCTGTGTCGCGGGGCTACGCTTCCATGGACTACGAGTTCAAGGAATATCGGGCGTCAGACGTGGTCAAAGTCGATATCCTGCTCAACGGCGAGAAGGTGGATGCCCTGTCCATCATCGTGCACCGCTCCCAGTCCCAATACCGGGGCCGTGCGGTGGCTGCCAAGATGCGTGAAATCATCAGCCGCCAGATGTTTGACGTGGCGATTCAGGCCGCCATCGGTGCCAACATCATCGCGCGCGAGACCATCAAGGCCCTGCGCAAGAACGTGCTGGCCAAGTGCTATGGCGGCGACATCACCCGCAAGCGCAAGCTGCTCGAAAAGCAGAAAGCGGGCAAGAAGCGGATGAAACAGATTGGATCGGTGGAAGTGCCCCAAGAGGCGTTTCTGGCCATTTTGCAGGTGGAAGACTGA
- a CDS encoding DegQ family serine endoprotease produces MSAMDWKLLRSVALAGLVTTLSLGAAIAPQSVLAQSAVVRGLPDFTDLVEQVGPSVVNIRTTEKVTSRGNVNGMDEEMAEFFRRFGVPIPNIPRQQRPQQSQPEEQPRGVGSGFILTSDGFVMTNAHVVEGADEVIVTLTDKREFKARIVGSDKRTDVAVVKIDATGLPAVKVGDVSRLKVGEWVMAIGSPFGLDNSVTAGIVSAKQRDTGDYLPFIQTDVAINPGNSGGPLINMRGEVVGINSQIYSRSGGFMGISFAIPMDEAIRVSEQLRASGKVTRGRIGVQIGPVTKDVAESLGLGKAQGALVTGVEAGSPAEKAGVEAGDIITRFDGKAIEKVADLPRLVGNTKPGSKSSLTVFRRGQSRDLTVTIAEIEPDKVATKSTEREERAKSSSAGQQVGLTVSDLTDAQKKELKLKGGVMVTAATDGAARAGLREGDVILAIANTEVSNVKDFDAILGKVDKAKTINVLFRRGDWAQYALIRPAR; encoded by the coding sequence ATGTCCGCAATGGATTGGAAACTCCTTCGCTCTGTCGCCCTTGCGGGGCTGGTCACCACCCTTTCCTTGGGTGCTGCCATCGCTCCGCAGTCCGTCTTGGCTCAGTCTGCGGTGGTGCGAGGGTTGCCAGATTTCACGGATCTGGTGGAGCAAGTCGGGCCCTCTGTCGTGAACATTCGCACCACGGAAAAGGTGACCAGCCGCGGTAATGTCAACGGTATGGACGAGGAAATGGCGGAGTTCTTCAGGCGTTTTGGTGTGCCTATTCCGAACATTCCTCGCCAACAGCGCCCCCAGCAATCCCAGCCCGAGGAGCAGCCGCGGGGCGTGGGGTCCGGGTTCATTCTCACTTCAGACGGCTTTGTCATGACCAATGCGCACGTCGTGGAAGGTGCAGACGAGGTCATCGTGACGCTGACCGACAAGCGGGAGTTCAAGGCCCGCATCGTGGGCTCTGACAAGCGTACGGATGTGGCCGTCGTCAAGATTGACGCGACTGGCTTGCCGGCCGTGAAGGTGGGGGATGTCAGCCGTCTCAAGGTCGGTGAGTGGGTGATGGCCATCGGTTCGCCGTTTGGTCTGGACAATTCCGTCACCGCGGGCATTGTGAGTGCCAAGCAGCGTGATACGGGGGACTATCTGCCTTTCATCCAGACGGATGTCGCCATCAACCCCGGCAATTCGGGCGGGCCGCTGATCAACATGCGTGGTGAGGTAGTAGGTATCAACAGCCAGATCTACTCGCGCTCAGGGGGGTTCATGGGAATCTCCTTTGCCATTCCCATGGACGAGGCGATCCGGGTGAGTGAGCAACTGCGTGCTTCCGGCAAAGTGACCCGTGGCCGTATTGGTGTGCAAATTGGTCCGGTGACCAAGGATGTCGCGGAATCCCTAGGGCTGGGCAAGGCCCAGGGGGCACTGGTAACCGGGGTCGAGGCCGGGTCTCCTGCTGAAAAAGCGGGTGTCGAGGCGGGGGACATCATCACCCGGTTTGATGGCAAGGCCATCGAAAAGGTTGCCGACCTGCCTCGTCTGGTCGGAAACACCAAGCCTGGCAGCAAGAGTTCTCTCACCGTGTTCCGTCGAGGCCAAAGCCGTGATTTGACGGTCACCATTGCGGAGATTGAGCCTGACAAGGTTGCTACCAAGTCTACGGAGCGCGAGGAGCGCGCCAAGTCTTCATCTGCAGGCCAGCAAGTGGGGTTGACGGTCTCTGATCTGACGGACGCCCAGAAGAAAGAACTCAAACTCAAGGGCGGTGTAATGGTCACGGCCGCAACAGACGGCGCGGCCCGTGCAGGTTTGCGCGAGGGGGATGTGATCCTGGCAATTGCGAACACCGAGGTGAGCAATGTGAAGGATTTCGATGCCATCCTCGGCAAAGTGGACAAAGCCAAGACGATCAACGTGCTGTTCCGCCGGGGCGACTGGGCACAGTACGCGTTGATCCGGCCCGCTCGGTGA
- a CDS encoding MucB/RseB C-terminal domain-containing protein, with protein sequence MDVARWVARLRGNGCSRSYVGTFVVISANGAMSSSRIAQACDGEKQVERVEALSGVPRTVYRRNGEVRTFLTQPRTVRTDRSDASGLFPQPPLVPGAKLSDFYEVQRLGVDRVAGRGADVFLFRPKDDLRLGYRIWADQQTGLLVKLQTLSATSTVVEQAAFSEIDWNASVSVDDLSRGMDATEGYQVISAQVLKTTAQAEGWGLRQAVDGFVPVQCYRRSLNPRAQGSSSVLQCLYSDGLASVSLFLEPLDPARHGNIKVQEVSMGATQLLARRASDDTWLTIVGEVPRKTLHLFSNYWERLR encoded by the coding sequence ATGGATGTTGCGCGCTGGGTGGCCCGTCTCAGGGGAAATGGCTGCAGCAGATCGTATGTTGGTACGTTTGTGGTCATCTCCGCCAACGGTGCGATGTCCAGCTCACGGATTGCCCAGGCCTGCGATGGCGAAAAGCAGGTGGAGCGTGTTGAGGCGCTGTCTGGTGTGCCGCGTACGGTGTATCGCCGCAATGGAGAGGTTCGCACCTTTCTGACGCAGCCCCGCACGGTGCGTACTGACCGTAGCGATGCCTCTGGTTTGTTTCCCCAGCCACCCCTGGTTCCGGGTGCCAAGTTGTCGGATTTTTACGAAGTCCAGCGATTAGGCGTTGATCGCGTGGCGGGCCGCGGCGCTGATGTGTTTTTGTTTCGACCTAAGGACGATTTGCGCTTGGGATACCGGATTTGGGCAGACCAACAAACGGGTTTGCTGGTGAAACTGCAGACGCTTTCCGCCACATCTACTGTTGTGGAGCAGGCTGCTTTCTCGGAGATCGACTGGAATGCGTCTGTGTCTGTGGATGATCTCTCTCGCGGCATGGACGCCACGGAGGGATATCAGGTCATCTCTGCCCAGGTTTTGAAGACGACCGCACAGGCCGAAGGTTGGGGACTGCGCCAGGCGGTGGATGGATTTGTGCCTGTTCAATGCTATCGCCGGAGCCTGAATCCCAGAGCGCAGGGCTCCAGCAGCGTGCTGCAATGCCTCTACTCGGATGGCCTTGCATCCGTTTCCTTGTTTCTGGAGCCTTTGGATCCGGCCCGTCACGGCAATATCAAAGTCCAGGAAGTCAGCATGGGGGCAACTCAACTCCTCGCGCGGCGTGCTTCGGATGACACTTGGCTGACCATCGTGGGTGAAGTACCTCGTAAGACTCTGCATCTGTTTTCCAACTACTGGGAACGTTTGCGCTGA
- a CDS encoding RseA family anti-sigma factor, producing MNRNVNQGEQLSALMDGELEGDAFAQALLFAQDDEVLATWELYHVVGDVLRSPELAQHAAAPNPLIAKLREQMAQEPVFPHQQAPAMSLDAVAVPDLPAANASVFRWKMVAGVASLAAVAAIAWNSFSALKTEGPQLAAAPASNSSVVAVSEGSGQPVMLRDPRLDELLQAHKQFGSTSALQMPAGFLRNATFEEPSR from the coding sequence ATGAACAGGAATGTGAATCAAGGCGAACAGTTGTCTGCTCTGATGGATGGCGAGCTGGAAGGCGATGCATTCGCTCAGGCTCTGCTGTTTGCGCAGGATGACGAGGTCCTGGCAACATGGGAGCTTTATCATGTAGTGGGCGATGTGTTGCGGTCGCCAGAGCTGGCGCAGCATGCTGCTGCCCCCAATCCGTTGATTGCAAAGCTGCGAGAGCAGATGGCTCAAGAGCCTGTGTTCCCCCACCAGCAAGCGCCAGCGATGTCCCTTGATGCTGTTGCAGTTCCTGACTTGCCTGCTGCCAATGCGTCTGTTTTCCGCTGGAAGATGGTTGCCGGGGTTGCGTCATTGGCGGCTGTCGCCGCCATTGCGTGGAACTCCTTCTCTGCACTCAAGACCGAAGGACCTCAACTCGCCGCGGCACCCGCTTCGAATTCCTCGGTGGTCGCTGTGTCCGAAGGTTCTGGCCAGCCTGTCATGCTGCGTGATCCACGTTTGGATGAACTGCTGCAAGCACACAAGCAGTTCGGTAGCACCTCTGCACTTCAAATGCCTGCCGGTTTTTTGCGCAATGCTACATTTGAAGAGCCTTCTCGATGA
- the rpoE gene encoding RNA polymerase sigma factor RpoE, whose protein sequence is MTAIPPSPAPDSDLQLVERTVAGDQRAYELLVIKYQRRIERLIGRMVRDTDLVQDIAQETFIRAYRALHQFRGDAQFYTWLYRIAVNTAKKALMDMKRNPVISETSMRAGEDDDETSRVEHELTSEETPETVLAAQEIARVVNAAMEALPEDLRQAVTLREIEGLSYEEISLAMNCPIGTVRSRIFRAREAISAKVRPLLDKQSGKRW, encoded by the coding sequence ATGACTGCCATACCGCCTTCTCCTGCCCCTGACAGTGATCTCCAGCTGGTGGAGCGCACGGTTGCGGGTGACCAGCGTGCCTATGAGCTGCTGGTGATCAAATACCAGCGGCGTATCGAGCGCCTGATTGGCCGCATGGTGCGCGATACGGATCTGGTTCAGGACATTGCCCAGGAAACATTCATTCGAGCCTACCGGGCTTTGCATCAGTTTCGCGGGGATGCGCAGTTTTACACCTGGCTTTATCGGATCGCTGTAAACACCGCCAAGAAGGCGCTGATGGACATGAAGCGCAATCCGGTGATATCCGAGACTTCCATGCGAGCGGGCGAGGACGATGATGAAACTTCCCGCGTCGAACATGAACTAACCAGCGAAGAAACCCCCGAAACAGTTCTTGCTGCCCAGGAAATTGCCCGGGTGGTGAACGCAGCCATGGAAGCCTTGCCTGAGGATCTCCGGCAGGCCGTGACCTTGCGAGAGATCGAGGGGCTCAGTTATGAAGAGATTTCCCTGGCGATGAACTGTCCTATCGGTACTGTTCGATCGCGGATTTTCAGGGCGCGAGAAGCCATCTCTGCAAAAGTTCGCCCCCTGTTGGACAAACAGTCGGGCAAGCGGTGGTGA
- the fabF gene encoding beta-ketoacyl-ACP synthase II has product MSRRRVVVTGLGCVSPVGNTVADAWANILAGKSGIDLITKFDASNFACKIAGEVKGFDLESYISAKDARAMDSFIHFGIAAAAQAVQDAGLPTGEALDDELATRIACVIGSGIGGLPLIEDTHVEYANRGPRRITPFFVPASIINMVAGHVSMRFGFKGPNLAVVTACTTGLHCIGEAGRMIEYGDADVVVAGGTESTVSPLGIGGFAAMRALSTRNDDPKTASRPWDKDRDGFVLGEGAGVMVLEEYEHAKARGAKIYAELSGFGMSADAGHMTAPNMDGPRRAMLSAMRNAGINADQVDYLNAHGTSTPLGDLNETNAIKAALGEHAHKTVVSSTKSMTGHLLGGAGGIESVFTVLALHHQKVPPTINIFNQDPECDLDYCANEARDKKMEYALKNNFGFGGTNGTLVFKRV; this is encoded by the coding sequence ATGAGCCGTCGTCGCGTTGTCGTGACCGGCCTGGGTTGCGTCAGCCCCGTGGGTAACACGGTGGCCGATGCCTGGGCCAACATCCTGGCCGGCAAGTCCGGCATTGATCTCATTACGAAGTTCGATGCATCGAACTTTGCCTGCAAGATTGCAGGCGAGGTCAAGGGATTTGACCTGGAGTCTTACATCAGCGCCAAAGATGCGCGTGCGATGGACTCCTTCATTCATTTCGGCATCGCAGCGGCAGCGCAGGCGGTGCAGGATGCGGGCTTGCCCACAGGCGAGGCGCTCGATGACGAGCTTGCCACCCGCATTGCCTGCGTCATCGGTTCCGGTATTGGTGGCTTGCCGCTGATCGAGGACACCCACGTGGAATACGCGAATCGCGGTCCACGTCGGATTACCCCATTTTTTGTGCCTGCCTCCATTATTAATATGGTGGCAGGGCATGTATCCATGCGCTTCGGCTTCAAGGGGCCTAATCTTGCCGTCGTCACGGCATGCACCACCGGTCTGCATTGCATCGGTGAAGCGGGGCGCATGATTGAGTATGGCGACGCTGATGTCGTCGTGGCAGGGGGGACAGAATCCACCGTTTCTCCCTTGGGTATTGGCGGTTTTGCCGCCATGCGTGCCCTTTCAACGCGCAATGATGATCCCAAGACCGCGTCACGCCCTTGGGACAAGGACCGTGATGGCTTTGTGCTGGGTGAAGGTGCTGGCGTGATGGTGCTGGAAGAGTACGAACACGCCAAGGCTCGCGGTGCGAAGATTTATGCAGAGTTGAGCGGTTTTGGCATGAGCGCAGATGCTGGTCACATGACTGCTCCCAACATGGATGGTCCTCGTCGTGCCATGCTGAGCGCGATGCGCAACGCGGGTATCAATGCTGATCAGGTGGACTACCTGAATGCGCATGGAACATCCACTCCACTGGGTGACTTGAACGAAACCAATGCGATCAAGGCAGCTCTGGGTGAGCATGCTCACAAGACCGTGGTGAGCTCGACCAAGTCGATGACAGGCCATCTTTTAGGTGGTGCTGGCGGGATCGAGAGTGTCTTCACAGTGCTGGCGTTGCATCACCAAAAGGTGCCTCCCACCATCAACATCTTCAACCAGGATCCCGAGTGTGACCTGGACTACTGCGCCAACGAGGCACGTGACAAGAAGATGGAATACGCTCTCAAAAATAACTTTGGCTTTGGTGGCACCAACGGCACGTTGGTTTTCAAACGCGTTTGA